The following coding sequences lie in one Hypanus sabinus isolate sHypSab1 chromosome 20, sHypSab1.hap1, whole genome shotgun sequence genomic window:
- the LOC132378211 gene encoding interleukin-6-like produces the protein MYLTAALISQVSAFPLAESSGDSDDLFETSQVLREPNLEFLALHIRSVAVELRDRQLCDFFSLCDGSMSLLQMYNMQLPQLTQGDRCYRRSFRKKTCLTKIVKSLYEYKSYLQFVKQGTENEKHQVDSMLMSMENLADLLQSKIHQQHEEVFIPDMLSKSVWNKQVKIHVILRNFALFMESTIRAIRFIK, from the exons ATGTACCTGACAGCCGCCCTGATATCTCAGGTATCCGCCTTCCCACTTGCTGAATCTTCGGGAGATTCTGATGACCTTTTCGAAACGAGCCAAGTTTTAAGAGAGCCGAATCTGGAATTCCTCGCCCTGCACATCCGGAGTGTTGCCGTAGAACTGCGCGACCGGCAG ttgtgtgattttttttccctgtgtGATGGGAGTATGAGTTTGCTGCAGATGTACAACATGCAGCTGCCACAACTTACGCAAGGTGACCGATGTTACAGGAGGTCCTTCCGAAAG AAAACATGCTTGACAAAGATTGTCAAGAGCCTTTATGAGTACAAAAGCTATCTACAATTTGTAAAGCAAGGTACTGAAAATGAGAAACACCAAGTGGACTCAATGCTGATGAGCATGGAAAATTTAGCTGATTTACTCCAG AGCAAAATTCATCAGCAGCATGAGGAGGTTTTTATCCCAGACATGCTGTCTAAGAGTGTCTGGAATAAACAAGTGAAAATTCATGTGATTCTTAGAAATTTTGCACTTTTTATGGAGAGTACAATTCGTGCCATCCGATTCATAAAATGA